From Psychroflexus torquis ATCC 700755, the proteins below share one genomic window:
- a CDS encoding HAD family hydrolase, protein MDFSDIKLIVTDMDGTLLNEKNEVSTRFFQQFEELKKHDIHFVAASGRQYQSILSKLEPIKNEISIIGENGGIMQHADETKVLLKLTDDDVQHCITLLRSIKDSFIVLCGRKSAYIESSSTKFMTQLSSFYSEVQKVDDLTQVTDDDFVKIAVYHFDSSEAYIYPQVQNLMDSYQVVVSGQNWLDISHRDANKAYALKIIQQDLGVTLNETMVFGDYNNDIGMLKLARLSFAMKNAHPNVIKIANYQTKSNTEEGVEDILEKLLTSRLPNS, encoded by the coding sequence ATGGATTTTTCTGATATTAAACTTATTGTTACTGATATGGACGGTACGCTCCTAAATGAAAAGAATGAGGTAAGCACTCGATTTTTTCAACAATTTGAGGAGCTTAAAAAACATGATATTCATTTTGTAGCAGCAAGTGGTAGGCAATACCAAAGTATTTTAAGCAAACTCGAGCCCATTAAAAATGAGATTAGCATTATTGGTGAAAACGGAGGTATCATGCAACATGCTGATGAAACTAAAGTTTTACTAAAGCTAACTGATGACGATGTGCAACACTGCATCACTCTCCTTAGGTCTATAAAAGATAGCTTTATTGTACTGTGTGGCAGAAAGAGCGCCTACATCGAAAGTTCTAGCACCAAGTTTATGACTCAACTCAGCAGCTTTTATAGCGAAGTTCAAAAGGTTGATGATTTGACCCAGGTTACAGACGACGATTTTGTAAAAATAGCTGTGTATCATTTTGATTCTTCAGAAGCTTATATCTATCCACAGGTTCAAAATCTAATGGATAGTTATCAAGTCGTTGTTTCAGGGCAGAATTGGCTCGACATATCACATAGAGACGCCAATAAAGCCTATGCCTTAAAAATTATACAACAGGACTTGGGCGTTACCCTAAATGAAACCATGGTGTTTGGAGATTATAATAACGATATTGGTATGTTAAAATTGGCACGTCTTAGTTTTGCTATGAAAAATGCCCATCCAAACGTCATAAAAATCGCCAATTATCAAACCAAAAGTAATACAGAAGAAGGCGTTGAAGATATCCTTGAGAAATTATTGACATCTAGACTACCGAATTCATAA
- a CDS encoding ATP-binding protein: protein MRYLNKIVFINSATVQYAEIELDGNVHLIGTQGVGKSTLLRAILFFYNANKSKLGIPREKKGFDDYYFPYQNSYIIYEVEKDAVPFCVLAYKVNGKVAFRFFNFSYKRELFIDESNRAFESWDKIRSALGKGIHYTSIVSSYEEFRRIIYGDNKGLKPDFRKYALIESKQYQNIPRTIQNVLLNSNLEAKFIKDTIINSLSEDEFTIDIENYSKGHLRKFENEINDIRIWFKKNKKGQIIVRHQADRVIEKYRTYGYLNREKKQLAYGLRSRMDFIEKEKPLLISNFSKENNAFTELYKKKENLKDLHLNREQKLISDIDYIKKELSKAAKKQTEYSNRNIHELIQKVAEREALERELKNLGKEKALLKSAFGQISQKYEALISQVQNQHLELTNHQNAEINRIKSETGDRKDDLFKSHEKLIDKVKSDNQLDKENAINDVNGIVEKINALKRKKSELKHQVFYTAEIEKSKEDQKAVDSEISNSKSIILNSKNEVNTLRKQWELEEKEIKRSTELKVDEVNKEKQKYSNQIQSIENKIAQSKSSFYGWLNDTVPNWEETIGKVIDEESVLFNSQLNPKLVNTNSDTFFGVELNLNGLTNRIKTVEEYSNEIEGYKAEIDKLKKSHLHLNEEKKDFLQKLKVKFKKKLKIFKEAIAENEYIIAQSDQKLKKNLVELNEWLEKSTSEKKSILEEIENTLNEVTVQKLKAQEHLDRIKKGIKRKITLKENERNAEVLRLQGLTKTKTDEIQLSISNHKEESKKRVQELRKEETSKLENKGADTNRISVIENTLMDVEKAIDYIKRNEALVIEYKKDKRELFDRIPDLKADKVTFEKKQNLIIEKHKTEVVKLEKKHQEQKAIVDGIQSKINEFKADEEEFIEFKKSDAFINIQTYFSESVIEDKDLKTAKSIISEIKGKYYKGIDNFKGLQQNINAFNGNFTNENTFYFKTDLNSDADFLNFASELKEFIEEDKINEFEKRVNERFAHIIQLIGRETTELNSKKGDIEKIIKKINDDFSSKNFVEAIKEMEIRTLASSNPIVRLLIKIQEFNDENSMVLGEASLFTSDASDSKNQKAVELLKELVKAIEKYKSSTLTLSESFDLQFKIVENDNDSGWVEKLSNVGSEGTDVLVKAMINILLLNVFKDSASKKFKDFKLHCMMDEIGRLHPNNVKGILRFANERNILLINGSPTSQNATDYKYTYKLAKVQSKLDSKKYITKINRLVKVNSKVLN from the coding sequence ATGAGATACCTAAATAAAATTGTATTTATAAATAGTGCAACAGTTCAATATGCTGAGATTGAATTGGATGGAAATGTTCATTTGATAGGGACGCAAGGAGTTGGGAAAAGTACTTTGTTGCGCGCTATTTTATTCTTTTACAATGCAAATAAATCTAAATTAGGAATACCAAGAGAGAAGAAAGGATTTGACGATTATTACTTTCCATATCAAAACTCATACATTATTTATGAAGTTGAAAAGGACGCAGTCCCTTTTTGTGTATTGGCTTACAAAGTGAATGGTAAAGTAGCTTTTCGATTTTTTAATTTCAGCTATAAAAGAGAATTGTTTATTGATGAAAGCAACCGAGCATTTGAAAGTTGGGATAAAATTCGGAGTGCTTTAGGGAAAGGGATTCATTATACTTCTATTGTATCCAGCTATGAAGAGTTCCGTAGGATTATTTATGGGGACAATAAAGGCTTAAAACCTGATTTTAGAAAATATGCACTTATAGAGAGCAAACAATACCAGAACATTCCCAGAACCATTCAAAACGTTCTTTTAAACTCTAATTTGGAGGCAAAGTTTATTAAAGATACGATCATTAATTCTTTGAGTGAAGATGAATTCACGATTGATATTGAAAATTATTCCAAAGGACATTTAAGGAAGTTTGAAAATGAAATTAATGATATCAGAATCTGGTTCAAGAAAAATAAAAAAGGTCAGATAATTGTTCGTCATCAAGCAGATAGGGTTATTGAAAAATACCGTACATATGGTTATTTGAATAGAGAGAAAAAACAACTGGCTTATGGATTAAGGTCTAGAATGGATTTTATAGAAAAAGAAAAGCCATTGCTAATTTCCAATTTTTCAAAGGAAAATAATGCTTTTACAGAGCTTTATAAAAAGAAGGAAAACTTAAAAGATCTTCATTTAAATAGAGAACAGAAATTAATTTCCGATATCGATTATATAAAGAAAGAACTCTCCAAAGCAGCAAAAAAACAAACTGAATATAGCAATCGAAATATCCATGAACTAATTCAAAAAGTTGCTGAAAGAGAAGCCTTAGAAAGAGAACTTAAAAATTTGGGTAAAGAAAAGGCTTTGCTAAAATCTGCTTTTGGTCAAATCAGTCAAAAATATGAAGCGTTAATTTCACAAGTTCAAAATCAACATCTAGAACTAACGAATCATCAAAATGCAGAAATCAATAGGATTAAGAGTGAAACTGGAGATCGTAAAGATGACCTTTTTAAATCCCACGAAAAGTTGATTGATAAAGTTAAAAGTGACAATCAATTAGACAAAGAAAATGCCATTAATGACGTAAATGGAATTGTTGAAAAGATAAACGCTCTTAAAAGAAAGAAATCAGAGTTAAAACACCAAGTTTTTTATACGGCTGAAATTGAAAAGTCTAAAGAAGATCAAAAAGCTGTTGATAGTGAAATTTCAAACTCAAAAAGCATTATTCTTAACTCAAAGAATGAAGTAAATACCTTGAGAAAGCAATGGGAACTTGAAGAAAAAGAAATAAAGAGATCAACAGAATTGAAAGTTGATGAGGTTAATAAAGAGAAACAGAAATATTCTAATCAAATCCAGTCGATAGAGAATAAAATTGCTCAAAGTAAATCTTCATTTTATGGATGGTTAAATGATACCGTTCCCAATTGGGAAGAAACTATTGGTAAAGTGATTGATGAAGAAAGTGTTCTTTTTAATTCTCAATTGAATCCTAAATTGGTCAACACAAATTCAGATACTTTCTTTGGGGTGGAGTTGAATTTAAACGGGTTAACTAATCGCATTAAAACTGTTGAAGAATACAGTAATGAAATTGAAGGCTATAAAGCAGAAATAGATAAACTTAAAAAATCACATCTTCATTTAAATGAAGAAAAGAAAGATTTCTTACAAAAGCTAAAAGTGAAGTTTAAGAAAAAGTTGAAAATCTTTAAGGAAGCTATTGCAGAAAATGAATACATTATAGCTCAATCAGATCAAAAGCTAAAGAAAAATCTAGTTGAATTAAATGAATGGCTAGAGAAATCTACATCAGAAAAAAAATCTATTCTAGAAGAGATTGAAAATACTTTGAATGAAGTGACGGTTCAGAAATTAAAAGCGCAGGAACATCTAGATCGAATTAAGAAAGGGATAAAGCGTAAAATAACTTTAAAAGAAAATGAAAGAAATGCCGAAGTTTTAAGGTTGCAAGGTTTAACTAAAACTAAAACAGATGAAATACAGCTTTCTATTTCAAATCATAAGGAAGAATCGAAGAAACGAGTTCAGGAGCTGAGAAAAGAAGAAACTTCAAAACTCGAAAACAAAGGAGCCGACACCAATAGAATTTCTGTAATTGAAAATACATTAATGGATGTTGAAAAGGCAATTGATTACATCAAAAGAAATGAAGCGCTGGTCATTGAATATAAGAAGGATAAAAGAGAGCTTTTTGATCGCATTCCTGACTTAAAAGCGGATAAAGTAACTTTCGAAAAAAAGCAGAATTTAATTATAGAAAAACACAAAACGGAAGTAGTCAAACTCGAAAAAAAACATCAAGAACAGAAAGCTATAGTTGATGGTATTCAATCAAAAATAAACGAATTCAAGGCAGACGAAGAAGAGTTTATTGAATTCAAGAAATCTGATGCTTTTATAAATATTCAAACTTATTTTTCTGAGTCGGTTATAGAAGATAAAGACCTGAAAACAGCCAAATCTATTATTTCAGAAATCAAAGGGAAGTATTACAAAGGAATTGATAACTTCAAGGGATTACAACAAAATATCAATGCTTTCAACGGCAATTTCACCAACGAAAACACCTTCTATTTTAAAACTGATTTGAATAGTGATGCGGATTTCCTAAATTTTGCATCAGAATTAAAAGAATTTATTGAAGAAGATAAAATTAATGAATTTGAAAAAAGGGTAAATGAACGGTTTGCTCATATTATTCAGTTGATAGGTCGAGAAACAACTGAATTAAATTCCAAAAAAGGAGATATCGAGAAAATCATTAAAAAAATCAATGATGATTTCAGCAGTAAAAACTTTGTAGAAGCCATCAAAGAGATGGAAATTAGAACCCTAGCAAGTTCAAATCCGATAGTTAGATTATTGATTAAAATCCAAGAGTTTAATGATGAGAATAGTATGGTTTTAGGGGAAGCCAGTCTTTTCACTTCGGATGCCAGTGACTCTAAAAATCAAAAAGCAGTGGAACTTTTAAAGGAACTGGTGAAAGCGATTGAGAAATACAAAAGTTCAACACTTACGCTTTCAGAGTCTTTTGATTTGCAGTTCAAAATTGTAGAAAATGATAACGATTCTGGCTGGGTAGAAAAACTATCAAATGTTGGAAGTGAAGGAACAGACGTTTTGGTAAAAGCCATGATAAATATTTTGCTTCTCAATGTTTTTAAGGACAGCGCTTCAAAGAAATTCAAAGATTTTAAATTGCATTGTATGATGGATGAGATAGGAAGGCTCCATCCCAATAATGTAAAAGGAATTTTAAGATTCGCGAATGAAAGAAACATTTTATTGATTAACGGGTCACCGACAAGTCAAAACGCAACGGATTACAAATACACCTATAAATTAGCCAAAGTGCAATCAAAATTGGATTCCAAGAAATATATTACGAAAATTAACCGATTGGTGAAAGTCAATTCAAAAGTTCTGAATTAA
- a CDS encoding DUF7281 domain-containing protein, with amino-acid sequence MKLTLKIAKVLVQLITGDSIPASSAKSKLIDDLVFENIIFRKGKHRKTLELINEKDLHIYLANQLQINDLNNYISALENTESSRGDFVKITTDSKNSKERAFKGFLVNSYHPIKAELNNEKLIINPSAGSFLFISDYESFKIPKNITIVGVENAQNFSQIRQQKYLFTHIKPLFISRYPQNQNKDFIKWINSISNDYLHFGDFDFAGIGIYLNEYKKKIIGKSSFFIPKNIATILDKYGNRKRFDIQKMNFNQEDVEDVEDKKLLGLVYLIILEKKGLDQEFFIGK; translated from the coding sequence ATGAAGTTAACATTAAAAATAGCAAAGGTATTGGTCCAACTCATTACAGGTGACTCCATTCCTGCGAGCTCAGCAAAAAGTAAATTAATTGATGATTTAGTATTCGAAAACATCATTTTTCGCAAAGGAAAACATAGAAAGACTTTGGAGCTCATCAATGAAAAAGACTTGCATATTTATTTAGCGAATCAATTGCAAATTAATGATTTGAACAATTATATCTCAGCTTTAGAAAACACAGAATCATCTCGAGGAGATTTTGTAAAAATCACAACCGATTCTAAAAATTCTAAAGAAAGAGCATTTAAAGGATTTCTAGTTAACAGTTATCACCCTATAAAAGCAGAACTAAACAATGAAAAGCTAATCATCAATCCTAGTGCAGGCAGCTTTCTTTTTATTTCCGACTATGAAAGCTTTAAAATCCCTAAAAATATCACCATTGTAGGAGTTGAAAATGCTCAGAACTTCAGTCAAATCAGACAGCAGAAATATTTATTTACGCATATAAAACCCTTGTTTATTTCACGGTATCCACAAAACCAAAATAAGGATTTTATAAAGTGGATAAATTCAATTTCTAATGACTACCTGCATTTTGGCGACTTTGACTTTGCTGGAATAGGTATTTATTTGAATGAATATAAAAAGAAAATTATTGGAAAATCATCATTTTTCATTCCTAAAAATATTGCTACCATTTTGGATAAATACGGGAACAGAAAGCGTTTTGATATTCAAAAGATGAATTTTAATCAAGAAGATGTTGAAGATGTTGAAGATAAGAAGCTTCTGGGTTTGGTTTACTTAATCATTTTGGAGAAGAAGGGTTTAGATCAAGAGTTTTTTATTGGGAAGTGA
- a CDS encoding helix-turn-helix transcriptional regulator, whose protein sequence is MRNKLKVLRAEHNLTQEQLGKAVEVSRQTINAIEKEKFDPSLVLAIKLARLFKTEIESIFIYAKD, encoded by the coding sequence ATGAGAAACAAACTCAAAGTATTACGCGCAGAGCATAACCTTACCCAGGAGCAGCTTGGGAAAGCGGTAGAGGTGTCCCGACAAACCATAAATGCGATTGAAAAGGAAAAATTTGATCCTAGTTTGGTGCTGGCCATCAAGCTGGCGAGGCTCTTTAAAACCGAGATCGAGTCTATTTTTATCTATGCTAAGGACTAA
- a CDS encoding condensin complex protein MksE: MITKYTSEIFDVLRRGQFICSNSPNEEIQTLYRVLEDENTFEDLHAYFFEINYILEHGNEYFYFSREEKNVDLDRKLEKAFTWIDILDFFKTFDSSFDVGFRFTPSDISNQLKNNADLALKLDSLKKITGDKKSHSDRIKKIIERLERDNFITLQDEISETYKVLTSFNYLKDIITAINIPEEIENEIPK, from the coding sequence ATGATAACAAAATACACTTCAGAAATTTTTGATGTCCTACGCAGAGGTCAGTTCATTTGTTCCAATAGTCCAAACGAAGAAATACAAACACTTTACAGGGTTTTAGAAGATGAAAATACCTTTGAAGATTTGCATGCCTATTTTTTTGAAATCAATTACATACTGGAACATGGGAACGAGTATTTCTATTTTAGTAGGGAAGAAAAAAATGTGGATTTAGATAGGAAGCTAGAAAAAGCATTTACTTGGATTGATATTTTGGATTTCTTTAAAACATTTGATTCGTCTTTTGATGTAGGTTTTAGGTTTACACCTTCGGACATTAGCAATCAGCTAAAAAACAATGCAGATTTAGCGTTAAAACTCGATAGTCTCAAAAAAATAACTGGAGATAAAAAGAGTCATTCAGACAGAATCAAAAAAATTATTGAAAGGTTAGAAAGGGATAATTTTATCACGCTACAAGATGAAATATCCGAAACTTACAAAGTGCTGACTTCTTTCAATTACCTAAAAGACATTATTACGGCCATTAATATTCCAGAAGAAATAGAAAATGAGATACCTAAATAA
- a CDS encoding reprolysin-like metallopeptidase, whose amino-acid sequence MLKYIIPTVLFFSLTSYAQTSFFTKNTVITVEINNDKRLDSPLKETFLNLDINALKLYLVDSGDRLNSTYKILSLPDENGKFKKYKIFEAPVLEPKFQENYPTIKSYAGQGVTNPQETLRFTITPKGFQALILGTPNGTQHIKPYDLSRNLYTSFLNKDVSPDEDTFGCELIEVGTSSMDNPNNSSFNANDGILRIYRLALSSTGEFSAFYNSNLEDVIAAMSIAVSNANAVLERDLSVTLTLVDNTSLIFFDPDTDPFDNFDNIALLDQNQALIDATVGDDNYDIGHVFNTAGGGVAGLLTSCLSGFKAWGVTGSSNPDGQRFIFVFLHELGHQFGSPHTFNGDEGSCAPNISEVTAVEPGSGSTLMSYPGLCNSQNVQIQGDLYYNQISLFTMWNHITNSGECPILQTTTGNNAPVADAGNDYLIPQGTPYKLNGNSTDTDGVETHTFTWEQNDLGPAGAPTETTLAGPLVRSFQGTNNPTRYLPNLLDLLYVQGSSDWEKLVNVDRDINFRLTVRDNDLRGGQTDSDDMLATVTTAAGPFVVTSQNTPNQIIWTPGTTETITWDVAGTTANGINEANVTILLSTDEGLTYETVLAANVPNDGSYDLVVPDIDEPKCRLMVESTNNIFFNINAAFFAIGDYSYQEDCQDITVNFNLQLPESSNTVTSFPFQIDENIDITDLNVSIDVSGNADNSSLFFFLRPPFDIQNVYSLVTYPCPGTTGMKLTFDDEGSALDCSTINNGDRVLPLEPLSQADGQNPNGNWILFGGDIIVDGNVSTLNSMTLSICSKEAIPNTMSTEGFVAFDNLSIYPNPSSGQFTLKFNTTTTEKVQVEVFDITGRLVYQETQNNSQTNFEKTIDLSHTQSGVYIVKVKQGNTSISKKLILK is encoded by the coding sequence ATGTTAAAATATATTATCCCAACAGTCTTATTTTTTAGTCTTACTAGTTATGCTCAGACTTCTTTTTTTACAAAAAATACAGTCATCACTGTAGAAATAAATAATGATAAACGTTTAGATAGTCCACTTAAAGAGACTTTTTTAAATTTGGATATAAACGCTCTTAAACTCTATTTAGTTGATAGTGGAGATAGACTAAATTCAACATATAAAATACTAAGCTTGCCAGATGAAAATGGAAAATTTAAAAAATATAAAATATTTGAAGCCCCTGTTTTGGAGCCCAAATTTCAAGAAAATTACCCCACTATAAAATCTTACGCTGGTCAAGGTGTAACAAATCCCCAAGAAACCTTGAGGTTTACTATAACCCCAAAAGGTTTTCAAGCTCTAATTTTAGGAACGCCAAACGGAACACAACACATAAAACCGTATGATTTATCCAGAAATTTATACACGTCTTTTCTCAATAAAGATGTAAGTCCCGATGAAGATACTTTTGGATGTGAACTTATAGAAGTGGGGACTTCTTCTATGGACAACCCAAACAATAGTTCATTTAATGCCAATGATGGTATTTTAAGAATCTATAGACTTGCTTTATCATCTACAGGAGAATTCAGTGCTTTTTACAATAGTAACTTAGAGGATGTTATTGCCGCTATGAGCATTGCAGTATCCAATGCAAATGCAGTTTTAGAAAGAGATTTATCTGTTACCCTAACGCTAGTTGATAATACATCTTTAATATTTTTTGACCCTGATACAGATCCCTTCGATAACTTTGATAATATTGCTTTATTAGATCAAAACCAAGCATTAATCGATGCTACTGTTGGTGATGATAATTATGATATTGGCCATGTTTTTAATACAGCTGGAGGAGGAGTTGCAGGCTTACTAACAAGTTGTTTATCTGGTTTTAAGGCTTGGGGCGTAACAGGGAGTTCAAATCCAGACGGGCAACGCTTTATTTTTGTGTTTTTACATGAGTTAGGTCATCAATTTGGGTCACCACATACATTTAATGGTGATGAGGGATCGTGTGCTCCTAATATTTCAGAAGTTACAGCAGTAGAACCCGGAAGTGGTTCTACACTTATGTCTTACCCCGGTCTATGTAATAGTCAGAATGTTCAAATTCAAGGTGATTTATATTACAACCAGATTAGTTTATTTACTATGTGGAATCACATCACTAATTCTGGAGAATGCCCTATTTTGCAAACTACAACAGGAAACAATGCTCCCGTTGCGGACGCTGGAAATGATTATTTAATACCACAAGGAACACCTTATAAATTGAATGGCAATTCAACAGATACAGATGGTGTTGAGACACACACATTTACATGGGAACAAAATGATCTTGGTCCAGCTGGAGCTCCTACAGAGACAACCCTAGCAGGTCCTTTAGTGAGATCTTTTCAAGGAACCAATAATCCTACTAGATATTTACCAAACTTATTGGATCTTTTATATGTTCAAGGATCATCAGACTGGGAAAAATTAGTGAATGTAGACCGGGATATAAACTTTAGATTAACGGTAAGAGATAATGACTTAAGAGGAGGGCAAACAGATTCTGACGATATGCTTGCAACGGTAACAACAGCAGCAGGGCCTTTTGTAGTGACTTCTCAAAATACGCCAAATCAGATTATTTGGACGCCTGGAACAACAGAAACCATCACTTGGGATGTTGCTGGCACTACTGCAAACGGCATTAATGAAGCAAATGTAACTATTTTGCTTTCTACAGATGAAGGTCTTACATATGAAACTGTTTTAGCTGCAAATGTTCCAAATGATGGCTCCTACGATCTCGTTGTCCCTGATATTGACGAGCCAAAATGTAGATTGATGGTAGAATCAACAAACAATATATTTTTTAATATAAACGCTGCTTTTTTTGCTATCGGTGATTATTCTTACCAAGAAGACTGTCAAGATATCACCGTGAATTTTAATTTACAACTACCAGAAAGTTCAAATACTGTTACGAGTTTCCCATTCCAAATCGATGAAAATATAGACATAACAGATTTAAATGTGAGTATAGATGTAAGTGGTAATGCGGATAACAGCTCACTATTTTTTTTCTTACGCCCTCCGTTTGACATACAGAATGTTTATAGTCTCGTGACTTATCCTTGCCCAGGAACTACAGGGATGAAACTGACTTTCGATGACGAAGGCTCTGCACTAGACTGTAGTACCATAAATAATGGAGATCGTGTACTTCCCTTGGAACCGCTTTCACAGGCAGATGGCCAAAATCCTAATGGAAACTGGATATTGTTTGGAGGTGATATAATTGTTGATGGTAACGTATCTACACTAAACTCTATGACACTATCTATATGTAGCAAAGAAGCTATTCCAAATACGATGTCCACTGAAGGTTTTGTGGCTTTTGATAATTTGAGTATTTATCCGAATCCAAGTAGTGGGCAGTTTACTTTAAAATTTAACACAACAACGACTGAAAAAGTTCAAGTTGAAGTTTTCGATATTACAGGAAGACTTGTTTACCAAGAGACCCAAAACAATAGCCAGACTAACTTTGAAAAAACAATAGACTTAAGTCATACTCAATCTGGTGTTTATATAGTTAAAGTAAAACAAGGTAACACAAGTATTTCAAAAAAATTGATCTTAAAATAG